A single region of the Solwaraspora sp. WMMD791 genome encodes:
- a CDS encoding acetolactate synthase large subunit, with product MTRPTPETLAHRANPAAAAAPTPATLANAVSPPPAAPVQVSGASSLVRSLEALGVDVVFGIPGGAILPAYDPLYDSTVRHILVRHEQGAGHAATGYAQATGRVGVCMATSGPGATNLVTPIADAYMDSVPIVAITGQVARPMIGTDAFQEADIQGITLPITKHNYLVQSGEEIPRVLAEAFHLAATGRPGPVLVDIPKDVLQAQTTFTWPPTLDLPGYRPTLHPHGKQIREAARLMAGARRPVLYVGGGVLKAQATEGLLRLAELTGIPVVTTLMARGAFPDSHPQHLGMPGMHGTVAAVYALQKADLIVALGARFDDRVTGKLDSFAPGAAVVHADIDPAEIGKNRTADVPIVGDARHVIDELIEAYQVAQRGGPPGSRPVAAPRGGAGAGDRTDWWATLDDLRERYPLGYDEPDDGTLSPQYVIQRLGKLAGPDAIYVAGVGQHQMWASQFISYEKPNTWLNSGGLGTMGYAVPAAMGAKVGRPETTVWAVDGDGCFQMTNQELATCALEGIPVKIALINNGNLGMVRQWQTLFYNERYSNTDLGTHKHRIPDFVKLAEALGCVGMRCENAADVDKTIAAAMEINDVPVVIDFVVGKDAMVWPMVAAGTSNDEIMFARDVRPAFDDDDL from the coding sequence ATGACGAGACCCACGCCCGAGACCCTCGCCCACCGCGCCAACCCGGCCGCGGCGGCCGCGCCGACCCCGGCCACCCTCGCCAACGCCGTAAGCCCGCCGCCGGCCGCGCCGGTGCAGGTCTCCGGCGCGAGCTCGCTGGTCCGGTCCCTGGAGGCGCTCGGCGTCGACGTCGTGTTCGGTATCCCGGGCGGGGCGATCCTGCCGGCCTACGACCCGCTGTACGACTCGACGGTGCGGCACATCCTGGTCCGGCACGAGCAGGGCGCCGGACACGCGGCCACCGGCTACGCCCAGGCCACCGGCCGGGTCGGAGTCTGCATGGCGACCTCCGGTCCGGGCGCCACCAACCTGGTCACGCCGATCGCCGACGCCTACATGGACTCGGTGCCGATCGTCGCGATCACCGGCCAGGTGGCCCGGCCCATGATCGGCACCGACGCCTTCCAGGAGGCGGACATCCAGGGCATCACCCTGCCGATCACCAAGCACAACTACCTCGTCCAGTCAGGCGAGGAGATCCCCCGGGTGCTGGCCGAGGCGTTCCATCTGGCGGCCACCGGCCGCCCCGGACCGGTGCTGGTCGACATCCCGAAGGACGTCCTGCAGGCGCAGACCACCTTCACCTGGCCGCCGACGCTGGACCTGCCCGGCTACCGGCCCACCCTGCACCCGCACGGCAAGCAGATCCGCGAGGCCGCCCGGCTGATGGCCGGTGCCCGCCGGCCGGTGCTCTACGTCGGCGGTGGGGTGCTCAAGGCCCAGGCCACCGAGGGCCTGCTCCGGCTCGCCGAGCTGACCGGCATCCCGGTGGTCACCACGCTGATGGCCCGAGGGGCCTTCCCCGACTCGCACCCGCAGCACCTGGGCATGCCCGGAATGCACGGCACCGTGGCCGCCGTGTACGCGCTGCAGAAGGCGGACCTGATCGTCGCCCTCGGCGCCCGCTTCGACGACCGGGTCACCGGCAAGCTGGACTCGTTCGCCCCCGGCGCGGCGGTGGTGCACGCCGACATCGACCCGGCCGAGATCGGCAAGAACCGGACCGCCGACGTGCCGATCGTCGGTGACGCCCGGCACGTCATCGACGAGCTGATCGAGGCGTACCAGGTCGCTCAGCGGGGCGGACCGCCCGGCAGCCGGCCGGTGGCGGCGCCGCGCGGTGGTGCCGGTGCCGGTGACCGAACCGACTGGTGGGCCACCCTCGACGACCTGCGGGAGCGCTACCCGCTGGGCTACGACGAGCCCGACGACGGCACGCTGTCGCCGCAGTACGTGATCCAGCGGCTGGGCAAGCTGGCCGGGCCGGACGCGATCTACGTCGCCGGCGTCGGACAGCACCAGATGTGGGCCTCGCAGTTCATCTCCTACGAGAAGCCGAACACCTGGCTCAACTCCGGCGGACTGGGCACGATGGGCTACGCCGTCCCGGCGGCGATGGGCGCCAAGGTCGGCCGGCCGGAGACGACCGTGTGGGCGGTGGACGGCGACGGTTGCTTCCAGATGACCAACCAGGAGCTGGCCACCTGTGCCCTGGAAGGCATCCCGGTCAAGATCGCGCTGATCAACAACGGCAACCTGGGCATGGTCCGGCAGTGGCAGACCCTCTTCTACAACGAGCGCTACTCCAACACCGACCTGGGCACCCACAAGCACCGGATCCCGGATTTCGTGAAGCTGGCCGAGGCGCTCGGCTGCGTCGGCATGCGCTGCGAGAACGCCGCCGACGTCGACAAGACCATCGCCGCCGCGATGGAGATCAACGACGTGCCGGTCGTGATCGACTTCGTGGTCGGCAAGGACGCGATGGTCTGGCCGATGGTGGCCGCCGGCACCAGCAACGACGAGATCATGTTCGCCCGCGACGTCCGGCCCGCCTTCGACGACGACGACCTGTGA
- the ilvN gene encoding acetolactate synthase small subunit, with protein sequence MTKHTLSVLVENKPGVLARVSGLFSRRGFNIDSLAVGETENPEVSRITIVVDAESSPLEQVTKQLNKLVNVLKIVELDPAVSVARQLLLVKVRADRAMRSQVLETVNLFRARVVDVAPDTLTVEATGTSDKLEALLRDLEPFGIKEMVQSGLVAIGRGSRSITTGPALRAA encoded by the coding sequence ATGACCAAGCACACGCTCTCCGTGCTGGTGGAGAACAAGCCCGGCGTACTCGCCCGGGTCTCCGGACTGTTCTCCCGGCGCGGGTTCAACATCGACTCGTTGGCGGTCGGCGAGACCGAGAATCCGGAGGTCTCCCGGATCACCATCGTCGTCGACGCCGAGTCGTCGCCGCTGGAGCAGGTGACCAAGCAGCTGAACAAGCTGGTCAACGTACTGAAGATCGTGGAACTCGACCCGGCGGTGTCGGTCGCCCGCCAGCTGCTGCTGGTCAAGGTCCGCGCGGACCGCGCGATGCGCTCGCAGGTGCTGGAGACGGTCAACCTGTTCCGGGCCCGCGTGGTGGACGTCGCACCGGACACCCTCACCGTCGAGGCCACCGGCACCTCGGACAAGCTGGAGGCGCTGCTGCGCGATCTCGAGCCGTTCGGGATCAAGGAGATGGTGCAGTCCGGCCTGGTGGCGATCGGGCGCGGATCCCGGTCGATCACCACCGGCCCGGCGCTGCGCGCCGCCTGA
- a CDS encoding 3-isopropylmalate dehydrogenase, with protein MARIAVVAGDGIGSEVTAQARKVIDAVLPGVEATEYDLGAARYHRTGEVLPDSVLAELAEHDAILLGAVGDPTVPPGVLERGLLLKLRFAFDQYVNLRPSRLWPGTTSPLGGVKPGEIDFVVVREGTEGLYTGAGGTMHRDTPAEVATEESLNTRHGVERVIRDAFARAARRERRKVTLVHKTNVLTHAGSLWARAFADVKAEFPDIETEYQHVDAAAMFMVTQPQRYDVVVTDNLFGDILTDIAAAVTGGIGLAASGCINPQRQFPSMFEPVHGSAPDIAGKGVADPVAAVLSASLLLDHLGHPEQAERVTRAVAAELASRTPGAALRTAEIGDRLAAHAAG; from the coding sequence ATGGCGCGGATCGCGGTCGTGGCCGGCGACGGCATCGGGTCCGAGGTGACCGCGCAGGCCCGCAAGGTCATCGACGCGGTGCTGCCCGGCGTCGAGGCCACCGAGTACGACCTCGGTGCGGCCCGCTACCACCGCACCGGCGAGGTGCTGCCCGACTCGGTCCTGGCCGAGCTGGCCGAGCACGACGCCATCCTGCTCGGCGCGGTCGGCGACCCCACCGTGCCGCCGGGCGTGCTGGAGCGCGGCCTGCTGCTCAAACTGCGGTTCGCCTTCGACCAGTACGTCAACCTGCGGCCGTCGCGACTCTGGCCGGGCACGACCAGCCCGCTCGGCGGGGTCAAGCCCGGTGAGATCGACTTCGTGGTGGTCCGCGAAGGCACCGAAGGGCTCTACACCGGTGCCGGTGGCACCATGCACCGCGACACCCCGGCCGAGGTCGCCACCGAGGAGAGCCTCAACACCCGCCACGGCGTCGAGCGGGTCATCCGCGACGCCTTCGCCCGCGCCGCACGCCGCGAGCGTCGCAAGGTCACCCTGGTGCACAAGACCAACGTGCTGACCCACGCCGGCTCGCTGTGGGCCCGCGCGTTCGCCGACGTCAAGGCCGAGTTCCCGGACATCGAGACCGAGTACCAGCACGTCGACGCGGCGGCCATGTTCATGGTCACCCAGCCGCAGCGCTACGACGTGGTGGTCACCGACAACCTGTTCGGCGACATCCTCACCGACATCGCCGCCGCGGTCACCGGCGGCATCGGCCTGGCCGCCAGCGGCTGCATCAACCCGCAGCGGCAGTTCCCGTCGATGTTCGAACCGGTGCACGGCTCCGCGCCGGACATCGCCGGCAAGGGCGTCGCGGACCCGGTCGCCGCCGTACTGTCCGCGTCGCTGCTGCTCGACCACCTCGGTCATCCCGAGCAGGCCGAGCGAGTAACCCGGGCGGTCGCGGCCGAGCTGGCCTCCCGTACGCCGGGAGCCGCGCTGCGTACCGCCGAGATCGGTGACCGGCTCGCCGCCCACGCGGCGGGCTGA
- a CDS encoding branched-chain amino acid aminotransferase yields the protein MIGGDKLDFEIRPNPHPVAAAERSALLANPGFGQIFTDHMVTVRYAEGKGWYDARVEPRAPIPMDPATAVLHYAQEIFEGLKAYQAADGGVTLFRPDANAARFVASAARMAMPALPEPVFLDSLRHLVTADREWIPQGEEGSLYLRPFMFASEVFLGVRPAREYLYAVIASPVGSYFSGGVKPVTVWASSLYTRAAPGGTGAAKCGGNYAASLVAQAEAIEHGCDQVVFLDAVERRYVDELGGMNVFFVYDDGSMVTPPLTGAILPGITRESVITLARRAGHQVVERPVSLEQWRADAASGRLREAFACGTAAVITPIGRVRSADGEFVVADGGSGEVTTSLRQTLVDLQRGRAADPDGWVHRVL from the coding sequence ATGATCGGCGGTGACAAACTCGATTTCGAGATTCGTCCGAATCCGCACCCGGTAGCCGCCGCTGAACGCTCCGCGCTGCTGGCCAATCCCGGATTCGGGCAGATCTTCACCGACCACATGGTCACCGTCCGGTACGCCGAGGGCAAAGGCTGGTACGACGCCCGCGTCGAGCCGCGTGCCCCGATCCCGATGGATCCGGCGACCGCCGTCCTGCACTACGCCCAGGAGATCTTCGAAGGGCTCAAGGCCTACCAGGCCGCCGACGGTGGAGTGACGTTGTTCCGTCCCGACGCCAACGCTGCCCGGTTCGTCGCCTCGGCGGCCCGGATGGCCATGCCCGCCCTGCCGGAGCCGGTCTTCCTCGACTCGTTGCGGCACCTGGTCACGGCCGATCGTGAGTGGATCCCGCAGGGCGAGGAGGGCAGCCTCTACCTGCGTCCGTTCATGTTCGCCAGTGAGGTGTTCCTCGGCGTGCGGCCGGCCCGCGAGTACCTCTACGCGGTGATCGCCTCGCCGGTCGGCTCCTACTTCTCCGGCGGCGTCAAACCGGTGACGGTCTGGGCCTCCTCGCTCTACACCCGGGCCGCTCCGGGTGGCACCGGCGCGGCCAAGTGCGGCGGCAACTACGCGGCGTCCCTGGTGGCGCAGGCCGAGGCGATCGAGCACGGCTGCGACCAGGTGGTCTTCCTCGACGCGGTGGAGCGCCGCTACGTCGACGAACTCGGCGGGATGAACGTCTTCTTCGTCTACGACGACGGCTCGATGGTCACCCCGCCGCTGACCGGGGCGATCCTGCCGGGCATCACCCGCGAATCGGTGATCACTCTGGCGCGGCGCGCCGGCCACCAGGTCGTCGAGCGGCCGGTCAGCCTGGAACAGTGGCGGGCCGACGCGGCCAGCGGCCGACTGCGGGAGGCGTTCGCCTGCGGCACCGCTGCGGTGATCACTCCGATCGGCCGGGTCCGGTCGGCCGACGGCGAGTTCGTCGTCGCCGACGGTGGCTCGGGTGAGGTGACCACCTCGTTGCGTCAGACCCTGGTCGACCTGCAGCGGGGCCGCGCCGCCGACCCGGACGGCTGGGTGCACCGGGTGCTCTGA
- a CDS encoding tyrosine-protein phosphatase: MTTAALRSLAFATMFNFRDIGGYEGLDGRTVRWQRIYRADSPHRLSGDDEPMFAALGVRTVIDLRRPHEIDTFGRIRPADGLDYRHVHLVHQDWDEIPYQPEQGPARYLADRYHDLTEQAADGIVTAMALLAEEQTAPAVVHCMAGKDRTGLICAMTLSLLGVPDPVIAEDYELSTTGSAQLLAWLRTQRGNEHLVPEPFFCCPAEAMQMFLTELRQRHGSVEGYLRGAGLPADRIEALRAHLLTD; the protein is encoded by the coding sequence ATGACGACCGCTGCGCTGCGTTCCCTGGCCTTCGCGACCATGTTCAACTTCCGCGACATCGGCGGATACGAAGGACTCGACGGCCGGACCGTCCGCTGGCAACGCATCTACCGGGCGGACTCGCCGCACCGGCTCAGCGGCGACGACGAGCCGATGTTCGCGGCGCTGGGCGTGCGTACGGTGATCGACCTGCGTCGCCCCCACGAGATCGACACCTTCGGCCGGATCCGGCCGGCCGACGGGCTCGACTACCGTCACGTCCACCTGGTGCACCAGGACTGGGACGAGATCCCGTACCAGCCGGAGCAGGGCCCGGCCCGCTACCTGGCCGACCGCTACCACGATCTCACCGAGCAGGCCGCCGACGGGATCGTCACGGCGATGGCGCTGCTGGCGGAGGAGCAGACCGCCCCGGCGGTGGTGCACTGCATGGCCGGCAAGGACCGCACCGGGCTGATCTGCGCGATGACGTTGTCGCTGCTCGGGGTGCCCGACCCGGTGATCGCCGAGGACTACGAGTTGAGCACGACCGGCAGCGCGCAGCTGCTGGCCTGGCTGCGGACCCAGCGGGGCAACGAGCATCTGGTGCCCGAGCCGTTCTTCTGCTGCCCGGCGGAGGCGATGCAGATGTTCCTGACCGAGCTGCGCCAGCGGCACGGTTCGGTCGAGGGTTACCTGCGCGGCGCCGGCCTGCCCGCCGACCGGATCGAGGCGCTGCGCGCGCACCTGCTGACCGACTGA
- the mpgS gene encoding mannosyl-3-phosphoglycerate synthase, producing the protein MRLEQSHRTERFGAVRIHELQRVIELDSGDATGDLERGLVSQDDIRTIERDLVVVIPCMNETRRVIEGVLSGIPHDCLIVLVSNSARQPVDRYEIEAHTVEQFCRSADRPAITVHQRDPGLAAAMKAAGMPELIDDSGLVRTGKGEAMLIGMAVAALTGRRYVGYVDADNYVPGAVHEYCKVYAAGLHLADSPYAMVRISWHSKPKLRDGRLFFSRRGRSSEITNSFLNRLIAEYSGFGTEVIATGNAGEHALSLELGLRLRLAGGFAVEPYEYVDLFERFGGVLETDCPPVLASAVPVLQVETRNPHFHDNKGEDHVQGMRMQALNVLYHSPVCLPAVREAIVEFMVAQGALAPGAEPPRERIYPPVGSLAFDLLFDTLDAEAETFRQIGEGVIDRARIPRQPVGPVATT; encoded by the coding sequence ATGCGTCTGGAGCAATCGCACCGTACGGAGCGCTTCGGTGCCGTTCGCATCCATGAGCTTCAGCGTGTCATCGAGCTGGACTCGGGGGATGCCACGGGTGACCTGGAGCGTGGGCTCGTTTCACAGGACGACATCCGCACGATCGAACGTGATCTGGTGGTGGTCATTCCCTGCATGAACGAGACACGCAGGGTGATCGAAGGAGTGCTCTCCGGTATTCCGCACGACTGCCTGATCGTGCTGGTGTCCAACAGCGCCCGGCAGCCGGTGGACCGTTACGAAATCGAGGCCCACACGGTCGAGCAGTTCTGCCGGTCCGCCGACCGCCCGGCCATCACCGTGCATCAGCGCGATCCCGGACTGGCCGCCGCCATGAAGGCGGCCGGCATGCCGGAGCTGATCGACGACAGCGGGCTGGTCCGTACCGGCAAGGGCGAGGCGATGCTGATCGGCATGGCGGTGGCCGCGCTGACCGGTCGCCGGTACGTCGGCTACGTCGACGCGGACAACTACGTCCCCGGTGCGGTGCACGAGTACTGCAAGGTCTACGCGGCCGGCCTGCACCTGGCCGACAGCCCGTACGCGATGGTCCGGATCTCCTGGCACTCCAAGCCCAAGCTGCGTGACGGCCGGTTGTTCTTCAGCCGCCGGGGCCGCAGCTCCGAGATCACCAACAGTTTCCTGAACCGGCTGATCGCCGAGTACTCCGGATTCGGCACCGAGGTCATCGCCACCGGCAACGCCGGCGAACACGCCCTCAGTCTCGAGCTGGGGCTGCGACTACGGCTGGCCGGCGGCTTCGCCGTCGAACCCTACGAGTACGTCGACCTGTTCGAGCGCTTCGGCGGGGTCCTGGAGACCGACTGCCCACCGGTGCTGGCCAGCGCGGTGCCGGTGCTGCAGGTCGAGACCCGCAACCCGCACTTCCACGACAACAAGGGCGAAGACCACGTCCAAGGCATGCGGATGCAGGCGCTGAACGTGCTCTACCACTCGCCGGTCTGCCTGCCCGCGGTTCGGGAGGCGATCGTCGAGTTCATGGTCGCCCAGGGCGCGCTGGCCCCCGGTGCCGAGCCGCCGCGCGAGCGGATCTATCCGCCGGTCGGTTCCCTCGCGTTCGACCTGCTCTTCGACACGCTGGACGCGGAGGCCGAGACGTTCCGGCAGATCGGCGAGGGGGTCATCGACCGGGCCCGGATTCCACGCCAACCGGTCGGACCGGTCGCCACGACCTGA
- a CDS encoding FAD:protein FMN transferase, translating to MLARRAAQPEPPDLRIGVAAAAPPADAHSPGLLVARHTVTTSTAEFRFVLVAGERIGRRGLSEAIADAVAELRAVDVTYSPLRPNSLVSLLRRGEVAPEIYPPLADIVDRCLAMRVATEGWFDPWAVPGGFDPAGMIKGWAIERAASRLRAAGISDYAVVSGGDLTVRGHAPHGGPWRIALSSPAAPGTADRPPTVVTMVDGAIGTCGLTTRRSPVIDPHRGTVVRRESAATVIGPDLAVADGYATALFAAGPAGLHWFPTADGYQMLTGGPTTARPAPVVSASDHGS from the coding sequence ATGCTGGCACGACGCGCGGCCCAGCCGGAGCCCCCCGACCTGCGGATCGGCGTGGCCGCCGCCGCACCGCCCGCTGATGCGCACTCCCCCGGCCTGCTGGTGGCCCGGCACACCGTCACCACCTCGACCGCCGAGTTCCGGTTCGTCCTGGTCGCCGGTGAGCGGATCGGCCGGCGTGGGCTGAGCGAGGCGATCGCCGACGCGGTGGCCGAGCTGCGGGCGGTCGACGTCACCTACAGTCCACTGCGACCCAACAGCCTGGTCTCCCTGCTGCGCCGGGGCGAGGTGGCCCCGGAGATCTATCCGCCACTGGCCGACATCGTGGACCGGTGCCTGGCGATGCGGGTCGCCACCGAGGGCTGGTTCGACCCGTGGGCGGTCCCCGGCGGGTTCGATCCGGCCGGGATGATCAAGGGCTGGGCGATCGAACGCGCCGCCAGCCGGTTGCGCGCGGCCGGAATCAGTGACTACGCCGTGGTCAGCGGCGGCGACCTGACGGTACGTGGGCACGCGCCACACGGTGGGCCGTGGCGGATCGCCCTCTCCTCGCCCGCCGCACCGGGCACCGCCGACCGACCACCGACAGTGGTGACCATGGTGGACGGCGCAATCGGCACCTGTGGACTGACCACCCGCCGTAGCCCGGTGATCGACCCGCACCGCGGCACTGTGGTGCGGCGGGAATCGGCGGCGACGGTGATCGGCCCCGATCTGGCGGTGGCCGACGGTTACGCGACGGCGCTGTTCGCCGCCGGCCCGGCCGGTCTGCACTGGTTTCCCACCGCCGACGGCTACCAGATGCTGACCGGTGGTCCGACGACGGCCCGGCCAGCTCCCGTGGTCTCGGCAAGTGACCACGGGAGCTGA
- the ilvC gene encoding ketol-acid reductoisomerase — protein sequence MTAEVFYDDDADLGLIQGKKVAVLGYGSQGHAHALSLRDSGVDVVIGLPEGSKSRAKAQEQGLRVLTPAEASAEADVIMVLAPDTAQRSLYAEAIAPHLTAGKALFFGHGLNIRYGFITPPADVDVAMVAPKGPGHLVRRQYVDGKGVPALVAVEQDATGTAFDLALAYAKAIGGTRAGVIKTTFKEETETDLFGEQAVLCGGAAALVQTGFEVLTEAGYAPEIAYFECLHELKLIVDLMYEGGIARMRYSVSDTAEYGDYSRGPRVVDARVKDEMRKILAEVQSGEFAREWIAEDDAGRPNFAKWRAEGAAHPIEETGRKLRGMMSWVDRPITETA from the coding sequence ATGACCGCAGAGGTGTTCTACGACGACGACGCCGACCTGGGCCTGATCCAGGGCAAGAAGGTCGCCGTGCTGGGGTACGGCAGCCAGGGCCACGCCCACGCGCTGTCGCTGCGTGACTCCGGCGTCGACGTCGTGATCGGCCTGCCGGAGGGCTCCAAGAGCCGGGCCAAGGCGCAGGAGCAGGGGCTGCGGGTGCTGACCCCGGCCGAGGCGTCGGCCGAGGCCGACGTGATCATGGTGCTGGCGCCGGACACCGCGCAGCGGTCGCTCTACGCCGAGGCCATCGCGCCGCACCTGACCGCCGGCAAGGCGCTGTTCTTCGGCCACGGCCTGAACATCCGGTACGGGTTCATCACGCCGCCGGCCGACGTGGACGTGGCGATGGTGGCCCCGAAGGGCCCCGGTCACCTGGTGCGCCGGCAGTACGTCGACGGCAAGGGCGTGCCCGCGCTGGTCGCGGTCGAGCAGGACGCCACCGGCACCGCCTTCGATCTGGCCCTGGCGTACGCCAAGGCGATCGGTGGCACCCGGGCCGGCGTGATCAAGACCACGTTCAAGGAGGAGACCGAGACCGACCTGTTCGGTGAGCAGGCGGTGCTCTGCGGTGGTGCGGCGGCGCTGGTGCAGACCGGGTTCGAGGTGCTCACCGAGGCCGGCTACGCGCCGGAGATCGCGTACTTCGAGTGCCTGCACGAGCTGAAGCTGATCGTCGACCTGATGTACGAGGGCGGCATCGCGCGGATGCGCTACAGCGTGTCGGACACCGCCGAGTACGGCGACTACTCCCGTGGGCCGCGGGTGGTGGACGCCCGGGTCAAGGACGAGATGCGCAAGATCCTCGCCGAGGTGCAGTCGGGCGAGTTCGCCCGCGAGTGGATCGCCGAGGACGACGCCGGCCGGCCGAACTTCGCCAAGTGGCGGGCCGAGGGCGCGGCGCACCCGATCGAGGAGACCGGTCGCAAGTTGCGCGGCATGATGAGCTGGGTCGACCGGCCGATCACCGAGACTGCCTGA
- the serA gene encoding phosphoglycerate dehydrogenase: MNPVVLIAEELAPAAIDVLAHDFDVRHVDGTDRPALLAALADAHAVIVRSATQIDAEALAAAPRLKVVARAGVGLDNVEVPAATARGVMVVNAPTSNIVSAAEQAIALLLAVARNTASASAALKAGEWKRSKYTGVEIQGKTVGVVGLGRIGVLFAQRIAAFGTRLIAYDPYIQPARAAQLGVRLVGLEELLRESDFISIHLPKTPETLGLIGEKELAIVKPGVRIVNAARGGLVDEQALADALAEGRVGGAGVDVYAKEPCTSSPLFAFDNVVATPHLGASTAEAQDKAGLAVARSVKLALQGEFVPDAVNVQAGGVVAEEVRPLLPLAERLGKVFTAVAGVVAASVTVEVRGEVVANEVSVLKLAATKGLFASVVEEQVTYVNAPHLAAERGVEVELVTHPDTVEQANLVTVRGVLPDGGTVSVSGTVVSTAGRDVIRLTEVDGFDLELTADGILLFFRYTDRPGVVGSIGSILGEAGVNIAAMQVARRSAGGEALMALTVDSAVGAESLSTAASSIGATAASVVDLRDE; the protein is encoded by the coding sequence ATGAATCCTGTCGTACTGATCGCCGAAGAGCTCGCGCCCGCCGCTATCGACGTGCTCGCCCACGACTTCGATGTCCGTCACGTCGACGGCACGGACCGCCCCGCACTGCTCGCCGCGCTCGCCGACGCCCACGCGGTGATCGTGCGCAGCGCCACCCAGATCGACGCCGAGGCGCTGGCCGCCGCCCCCCGACTGAAGGTGGTCGCGCGGGCCGGGGTCGGCCTGGACAACGTCGAGGTGCCGGCCGCCACCGCCCGTGGCGTGATGGTCGTCAACGCTCCGACCTCGAACATCGTCTCCGCCGCCGAGCAGGCCATCGCACTGCTGCTGGCGGTGGCCCGAAACACCGCCAGCGCCAGCGCCGCGCTCAAGGCCGGCGAGTGGAAGCGGTCGAAGTACACCGGCGTGGAGATCCAGGGCAAGACGGTCGGCGTCGTCGGGCTCGGCCGCATCGGGGTGCTGTTCGCCCAGCGGATCGCGGCCTTCGGGACCCGGCTGATCGCCTACGACCCCTACATCCAGCCGGCCCGGGCCGCGCAGCTCGGGGTCCGCCTGGTCGGGCTGGAGGAGCTGCTGCGGGAGAGCGACTTCATCTCGATCCACCTGCCGAAGACCCCGGAGACTCTCGGTCTGATCGGCGAGAAGGAGCTGGCGATCGTCAAGCCCGGGGTCCGTATCGTCAACGCCGCCCGGGGCGGGCTCGTCGACGAGCAGGCGCTGGCCGACGCCCTCGCCGAAGGCCGGGTCGGCGGTGCCGGTGTCGACGTGTACGCCAAGGAGCCGTGCACCAGCTCGCCGCTGTTCGCCTTCGACAACGTGGTGGCCACCCCGCACCTGGGTGCCTCCACGGCAGAGGCGCAGGACAAGGCCGGGCTGGCCGTGGCCCGCAGCGTCAAGCTGGCCCTGCAGGGCGAGTTCGTGCCGGACGCGGTCAACGTCCAGGCCGGCGGCGTGGTCGCCGAGGAGGTCCGCCCGCTGCTGCCGTTGGCGGAGCGGCTCGGCAAGGTCTTCACCGCGGTCGCCGGGGTGGTCGCGGCCAGCGTCACCGTCGAGGTGCGTGGCGAGGTCGTCGCCAACGAGGTGTCGGTGCTCAAGCTCGCCGCGACCAAGGGCCTGTTCGCCTCGGTGGTCGAGGAGCAGGTGACCTACGTCAACGCGCCGCACCTGGCGGCCGAGCGGGGCGTCGAGGTCGAGCTGGTCACCCACCCGGACACCGTCGAGCAGGCCAACCTGGTGACGGTCCGCGGAGTGCTGCCCGACGGCGGTACGGTCAGCGTCTCGGGCACCGTGGTCTCCACTGCCGGTCGCGACGTCATCCGGCTGACCGAGGTCGACGGGTTCGACCTGGAGCTCACCGCCGATGGCATTCTGCTGTTCTTCCGGTACACCGACCGGCCCGGCGTGGTCGGCAGCATCGGGTCGATCCTCGGCGAGGCCGGAGTCAACATCGCGGCGATGCAGGTGGCCCGACGTTCCGCCGGCGGTGAGGCGCTGATGGCCCTCACCGTCGACTCGGCGGTCGGCGCGGAGTCGCTGAGCACCGCCGCCAGTTCGATCGGGGCGACCGCGGCCAGCGTCGTCGACCTGCGCGACGAGTAG
- a CDS encoding PRC-barrel domain-containing protein, with product MNTLDPRHSAAQAPGLPPNGGQGAVVGGAPAGEFDPWRYRDDVGVEGTNLAGYKVEATDGSIGKIDSASDETDSSYLIVDTGPWIFGKKVMLPAGVVDHVDHDEEKVYVDRSKDQIKDSPEYDETTGTDPAYRDTLGGYYGGTYGAPVPPIAPGRVI from the coding sequence ATGAACACGCTCGATCCGCGCCATTCCGCAGCGCAGGCCCCGGGTCTGCCGCCGAACGGCGGTCAGGGTGCCGTCGTCGGCGGTGCTCCGGCCGGGGAGTTCGACCCGTGGCGCTACCGCGACGACGTCGGTGTCGAGGGCACCAACCTGGCCGGCTACAAGGTCGAGGCGACCGACGGCAGCATCGGCAAGATCGACTCCGCCAGCGACGAGACCGACAGCAGCTACCTGATCGTCGACACCGGTCCATGGATCTTCGGCAAGAAGGTGATGCTGCCCGCCGGGGTGGTCGATCACGTCGACCACGACGAGGAGAAGGTCTACGTCGACCGCAGCAAGGACCAGATCAAGGACTCCCCCGAGTACGACGAGACCACCGGGACCGATCCGGCCTACCGCGACACCCTCGGCGGCTACTACGGCGGCACGTACGGTGCCCCGGTCCCGCCGATCGCACCCGGCCGGGTCATCTGA